One genomic segment of Ignavibacteriota bacterium includes these proteins:
- a CDS encoding T9SS type A sorting domain-containing protein, translated as MNLKNFTAFFILCLGGLSAQTFSPQFSTLQKNENVKVSNTINILAVMVEFQPDKFELTYGDGTFGTIYSKDYGNSIIDPLPHDKNYFEDHLKFAENYYNKSSNGIVEINYNVIPEIVKVSKFMREYSPDDNGGFKILGDFATEVWTLAEQQNPDLDFSQYDLFMIFHAGVGKDISTSNLLGEPRDLPSIFISLNSLKQFYGNEFDGITLSNGFKITNSAILPETESREESGFGGTVLLELSINGLIVSNIASYLGLPDLFDAETGKSAIGRFGLMDGQSLFAFGGLFPPEPSAWEKVFLGWEIPVTFDFDKPSINVVTRLAYALNREHYKIVKIPINSSEYYLIENRQRDANKDGVKVTYKTNSVIKSTTFQEDIDEFNNAIIDTLNGVVLDVDEFDWATPGNGILIWHIDEKIINENLSANKINVGKNRGVDLEEADGIQDIGEEFQTIFGDIVIAEGDSSDFWFASNPSKLYKNIFSSDSKPNTKTNSGANSLITISNFADFGNEMTFSLNFGSDKVDLISRMENFGEHSNLKISKKNPSKTFTVQENGLVVNFGSLFIPNFSDVDFALVENRVGEYVVGSKDSLLNIFYYEIEKNNERINIGEKCTSPIVINQINENESVILVGLANGAIKTYRNNIALNSAPVLEETIQMFDSEISQIAILENQIAAISKNKFKFSNENEISFPEEIKNFVLTKNKSNKFTIIILTSDNSIFSFIKGDQSAEKIYSSENEIDGIAICDLRKNGENYIVFNSGNQIQAINFLGTQAENFPYQNNSTNNFIGIPNVADINNDENADIISLNNNGDIYAISGTDGKIISEFPLSTGGEISRLNIIIKRENDLLLSATSSKNEISNWSINSLGEVQWGSKFGNNLNSASINSAKNENYISEFFPQNKTYNWPNPVYENETFIRTYVSEDSKVIVKIFDLAGDLVDEFNFNAVGGLDSEYSWNVTNIQSGAYLAHLEVTSNSGKSESKIIKIAIVK; from the coding sequence ATGAATCTCAAAAATTTTACCGCATTTTTTATTTTATGTTTGGGTGGATTATCTGCCCAAACTTTTTCTCCGCAATTTTCCACACTTCAAAAAAACGAAAATGTGAAAGTTTCAAACACAATTAATATTTTAGCGGTTATGGTTGAATTCCAGCCGGATAAATTTGAACTGACTTATGGTGACGGAACTTTCGGAACAATTTATTCAAAGGATTACGGCAATTCTATTATTGATCCGCTTCCGCATGATAAAAATTATTTTGAAGATCATCTAAAATTTGCTGAAAATTATTATAATAAATCTTCAAATGGAATTGTTGAAATAAATTATAATGTAATTCCCGAAATTGTAAAAGTTTCTAAATTTATGAGAGAATATTCTCCGGATGATAATGGCGGCTTTAAAATTTTGGGTGATTTTGCAACTGAAGTTTGGACATTGGCTGAGCAGCAAAATCCGGATTTGGATTTTTCTCAATATGATTTATTTATGATTTTTCATGCCGGTGTTGGAAAAGATATTTCTACTTCAAATTTACTTGGAGAGCCTCGTGATTTACCTTCAATATTTATTAGTCTTAATTCGTTAAAACAATTCTACGGAAATGAGTTTGATGGGATTACTTTATCAAACGGATTTAAAATTACAAATTCCGCAATTCTTCCCGAAACCGAATCAAGAGAAGAAAGCGGATTCGGCGGAACAGTTCTTCTTGAACTTTCAATAAATGGATTGATAGTTTCTAACATTGCAAGCTATTTAGGTTTACCGGATTTATTTGATGCGGAAACCGGAAAAAGTGCAATTGGCAGATTTGGTTTAATGGATGGACAATCACTGTTTGCTTTCGGCGGATTGTTCCCGCCGGAACCTTCAGCTTGGGAAAAAGTTTTTTTAGGATGGGAAATACCCGTTACTTTTGATTTTGATAAACCAAGTATAAATGTTGTAACCCGTCTCGCTTATGCATTAAATCGTGAACATTATAAAATTGTTAAAATTCCAATCAACTCTTCAGAATATTATTTAATCGAAAATAGACAGCGGGATGCAAACAAAGACGGTGTAAAAGTTACTTATAAGACAAATAGTGTAATAAAATCAACCACTTTTCAAGAAGATATTGATGAATTTAATAATGCAATTATTGATACGCTGAACGGAGTTGTGCTGGATGTTGATGAATTTGATTGGGCAACGCCGGGAAATGGAATTTTAATTTGGCATATTGATGAAAAAATTATAAATGAAAACTTATCCGCAAATAAAATTAATGTTGGAAAAAATCGCGGCGTAGATTTGGAAGAAGCCGATGGAATTCAAGATATTGGCGAAGAATTTCAAACAATTTTTGGAGATATTGTAATTGCCGAAGGTGATTCAAGCGATTTTTGGTTTGCAAGTAATCCATCAAAATTATATAAAAATATTTTTTCTTCTGATTCCAAACCAAATACTAAAACAAACAGTGGTGCAAACAGCTTAATTACAATTTCCAATTTTGCCGATTTTGGAAATGAAATGACTTTTAGTTTAAATTTTGGTTCTGATAAAGTTGATCTTATTAGCAGAATGGAAAATTTTGGTGAACATTCAAATTTAAAAATTAGCAAAAAAAATCCTTCCAAAACTTTTACTGTTCAAGAAAATGGATTGGTTGTTAATTTCGGAAGTTTATTTATTCCAAATTTTTCTGATGTTGATTTTGCTCTTGTTGAAAATAGAGTTGGTGAATATGTAGTTGGTTCAAAAGATAGTTTGCTAAATATTTTTTATTACGAAATTGAAAAAAATAATGAGCGGATAAATATTGGTGAAAAATGTACTTCACCAATTGTTATTAATCAAATAAATGAAAATGAAAGTGTAATTTTAGTTGGACTTGCAAACGGAGCAATCAAAACTTACAGAAATAATATTGCATTAAATTCCGCTCCAGTTTTAGAAGAAACAATTCAAATGTTTGATTCTGAAATTTCTCAAATTGCAATTCTTGAAAATCAAATTGCGGCAATTAGCAAAAACAAATTCAAATTTTCAAATGAGAATGAAATTAGCTTTCCAGAAGAAATTAAAAATTTTGTATTAACAAAAAATAAATCAAATAAGTTTACAATAATTATTTTGACTTCGGATAATTCAATATTTTCCTTTATAAAAGGTGATCAATCGGCAGAAAAAATTTATTCAAGTGAAAATGAAATTGATGGAATTGCAATTTGTGATTTACGAAAAAACGGAGAAAATTATATTGTATTTAATTCCGGAAATCAAATTCAAGCAATAAATTTTTTGGGAACTCAAGCAGAAAATTTTCCATATCAAAATAATTCAACAAATAATTTTATTGGAATTCCAAATGTTGCAGATATAAATAATGATGAAAATGCCGATATAATTTCGTTAAATAATAATGGTGATATTTATGCAATTTCCGGAACAGACGGAAAAATTATTTCTGAATTTCCTCTTTCTACCGGCGGAGAAATTTCCAGATTAAATATAATTATTAAACGGGAAAATGATTTATTGCTTTCGGCAACTTCATCTAAAAATGAAATTTCTAATTGGAGTATAAACTCATTGGGAGAAGTTCAATGGGGAAGTAAATTTGGCAATAATTTAAATTCAGCTTCAATAAATTCTGCAAAAAATGAAAATTATATTTCAGAATTTTTCCCACAAAATAAAACATACAATTGGCCAAATCCCGTTTACGAAAATGAGACTTTTATAAGAACTTATGTTTCTGAGGATTCAAAAGTAATTGTAAAAATATTTGATTTAGCCGGAGATTTAGTTGACGAATTTAATTTCAATGCAGTCGGCGGTTTAGATTCAGAATATTCTTGGAATGTTACAAACATCCAAAGTGGAGCTTACTTAGCACATCTTGAAGTAACTTCAAACAGTGGAAAATCAGAAAGTAAAATTATTAAAATAGCTATCGTTAAGTAA
- a CDS encoding PorV/PorQ family protein, which produces MKKSLIILVFLPMLVLFTNNINAQGEAAVPFLLLAPDSRAGGVGESGGGLADNSSAIFWNPAGIAFLTGSEASITHSKWLPQFGLDDLFYDYLNYRQYVEEIDGSITSSITFMNYGTFIRTGEDSPIALGEFRSFDAALTIGYATKLHSDWGLGLNFRVIHSRLSDKPTAQEKGEGVSTTISFDLATMWRPEDLELPLIGNIGNKFSLGMNLSNVGPKIYYIDQSQADPIPTNFRFGMAFRLVEDDFNSLTLTTDVSKLLVDRADSASQRAEFYEAIFTSWFDDDFRTELRDLVTSLGLEYWYGGEDFKFALRTGFFYEDPSFGNRKFATIGAGIRYDLYGFDFSYITTDLFKDGEQHPLSDTLRFTLSIGWGATTPNVGKGFPRGI; this is translated from the coding sequence ATGAAGAAATCATTAATAATATTGGTGTTTTTGCCAATGTTAGTCTTATTTACAAATAATATAAATGCGCAAGGGGAAGCCGCTGTTCCATTTTTACTACTTGCTCCGGACTCAAGAGCCGGCGGTGTTGGCGAATCCGGCGGCGGACTTGCAGATAATTCATCAGCTATTTTTTGGAACCCTGCTGGTATTGCTTTTTTAACCGGTTCAGAAGCAAGTATTACTCATAGTAAATGGCTTCCGCAATTTGGTTTGGATGATTTATTTTACGATTATTTAAATTACAGACAATATGTTGAAGAAATAGACGGAAGCATAACATCAAGTATTACATTTATGAATTACGGTACATTTATTCGCACCGGTGAAGACTCGCCAATTGCGTTAGGTGAATTTAGATCATTTGATGCGGCTTTAACAATAGGATACGCGACAAAATTACATTCCGATTGGGGACTTGGATTAAACTTTAGAGTAATTCACAGCAGACTTTCTGATAAACCTACAGCTCAAGAAAAAGGTGAAGGAGTTTCAACAACAATTAGTTTTGATCTTGCAACAATGTGGAGACCGGAAGATTTAGAACTTCCGCTTATTGGTAATATCGGAAATAAATTTAGCTTAGGTATGAATTTAAGTAATGTCGGTCCAAAGATTTATTATATTGATCAATCGCAAGCTGATCCAATTCCTACAAATTTCAGATTTGGCATGGCTTTCCGTTTAGTAGAAGATGATTTCAATTCTCTAACTCTTACAACTGACGTAAGTAAGCTTTTAGTTGATAGAGCTGATAGCGCATCACAAAGAGCTGAATTTTACGAAGCAATTTTTACATCTTGGTTTGATGATGATTTTAGAACCGAATTAAGAGATTTAGTTACTTCATTAGGATTAGAATATTGGTATGGCGGTGAAGATTTTAAATTTGCGCTAAGAACCGGTTTCTTTTATGAAGATCCAAGTTTTGGGAACAGAAAATTTGCTACCATTGGCGCTGGGATTAGATATGATTTATATGGTTTTGATTTCAGTTATATTACTACAGATTTATTCAAAGACGGTGAACAGCATCCGCTTTCAGATACATTAAGATTTACGCTTTCAATCGGCTGGGGAGCAACTACACCAAATGTCGGTAAAGGTTTTCCGCGGGGTATTTAA
- the porU gene encoding type IX secretion system sortase PorU yields MNKYYLIGFLFFYSFVTAQDDYKILSSSSNSLIIEYTPSFEDTTLTIYNFETYRKTSIRNCEIAENLQGMPEVPKRVFNIGVPQEFGNNIRVINSDFKVLNGNLKPIPNMEKRNGFTEFSYKKSNDYNYYKHPEIIEFGEFGKIRDAQVQDIIVNPVLFDPVTSEIKFYTKIIFQIDFAQNSNQNRNKISEFAADVILNKEIAKIWGSEKKLSKISGQNSVLAEGEWYKFEAPVEGIYKIDKAYLTELGIPVNSIDPKTIKIYNNGGYILPWTISAVRPEDLVENAIFVSGEEDGTFGDNDYILFYGRGVNFWEFNKISNKITRNKNYYSNKNYYWITYGGTSGKRMLSQNNITDQPAIQQTSTKAYVYKDDDNQNLMSTGLLFVDDNYSSTAKTKTYTNMLNEFIPDSTINYNFQFINGAKQQNLLTIDENSTRIFSRLIAGAATDNQTYRYGAAIRSFATFKGTLPENRSALKFTFTPATISDKGHLDYFEIEYYKNLIATDNELLFFSKQIDGIVKFSGNNFGGSDFIVYNISDFSNPKIVNVEITGGNFTFANEENSNFSSKYLAVHSSKFKKPNKGVKETNSNIRGESQGAKYVIISPSVFKDQAERLKNYRSLEAQFPISSKVVFIEDIYKEFSGGMLDPTSIRDFLKYVYENWQIKPEYVLLFGDGDYDYLNIEEIGKNFIPSFQQIESLYEIDSYPYDDFYSRISGADEKADLGIGRLSITNTSEARIVVDKIISYETDQNEGLWRNRITLLGDDGLSGYNAKTGKVDDRDGSLHTGQSENLSNLYIPKSFDRKKIYLSNFQTINTGIGRRKPTCNAEIINAINNGTLIFNYFGHGSPDLWAHEQVFERTVSIPQLKNKELFFLTAATCDFGKYDDPNLQSATEEMILMENFGMIGGISAVRPVFSNENYALTITFYKHMLGSKDSLGFPTRIGNAYFKLKNERTGPNDERFHLFGDPALRLNIPKLPLKITSVNNSNLVQPVNISALSSVNISGKVLNVDSAISNFNGEAIITVFDSKRTIHLEDINYNMEDQGGVIFRGRVSVNNGEFSTSFTVPKDISYENKNGKISAYFFNEEFDGIGYTDNITIGGTDTTNTNDGKGPDIEILYDDELENSYLVNPNFKLRVKLFDETGLNTTGTGIGHKLEAILNDNEQNSIDLTNYFIGDLNSGGKSGEVNYNFSSLEPGEYKIKINAWDVFNNFSFAENNFTVVDGDKLALREVYNYPNPFSSNTFFTFQHNLSDAINVKIKIYTVAGRVIKEINASNVEDKFVKLEWDGKDEDNNNIGNGTYLYKLIVQSVDGEYTENILGKMAVIR; encoded by the coding sequence GTGAACAAATACTATTTGATAGGTTTCCTATTTTTTTATTCATTTGTTACCGCACAAGATGATTATAAGATCTTATCGTCATCTTCAAACTCGCTAATTATAGAATACACACCATCATTTGAAGACACAACATTAACAATCTATAATTTTGAAACTTATCGAAAAACATCAATCAGAAATTGTGAAATTGCAGAAAATTTGCAAGGAATGCCTGAAGTTCCAAAAAGAGTTTTTAACATTGGAGTTCCGCAAGAATTTGGGAATAATATTCGTGTTATAAATTCTGATTTCAAAGTATTAAATGGAAACTTAAAACCAATTCCCAATATGGAAAAGAGAAATGGTTTTACGGAATTTAGTTACAAAAAATCTAATGATTACAATTATTACAAACATCCGGAAATAATTGAGTTTGGTGAATTTGGAAAAATTAGAGATGCACAAGTTCAAGATATTATTGTAAATCCCGTTTTATTCGATCCGGTTACTTCTGAAATTAAATTTTATACTAAGATAATTTTTCAAATTGATTTTGCACAAAACTCAAATCAAAATCGTAATAAAATTTCAGAATTTGCTGCTGATGTAATTTTAAATAAAGAAATTGCAAAAATTTGGGGAAGTGAAAAAAAACTCTCAAAAATTTCAGGTCAAAATTCAGTTTTGGCTGAAGGCGAATGGTATAAATTTGAAGCCCCAGTTGAAGGAATTTATAAAATAGATAAAGCATATTTAACAGAACTCGGAATTCCGGTAAATTCTATTGATCCAAAAACTATAAAAATCTACAATAACGGCGGATATATTTTACCTTGGACAATCTCTGCGGTAAGACCTGAAGATTTGGTAGAAAATGCAATTTTTGTTTCCGGCGAAGAAGACGGAACTTTTGGCGATAACGATTATATTTTATTTTACGGAAGAGGTGTAAACTTTTGGGAGTTTAACAAAATTTCAAATAAGATTACAAGAAATAAAAATTATTATTCAAACAAAAACTATTATTGGATTACATACGGCGGAACTTCCGGTAAAAGAATGTTAAGCCAAAATAATATTACTGATCAACCAGCAATTCAACAGACTTCTACAAAAGCTTATGTTTACAAAGATGATGATAATCAAAATTTAATGAGCACGGGACTTCTTTTTGTCGATGATAATTATAGTAGTACAGCCAAGACTAAAACGTACACAAATATGTTGAATGAGTTTATTCCGGATAGCACAATTAATTATAATTTCCAATTTATAAATGGTGCAAAACAGCAAAATTTACTTACAATCGATGAAAATTCCACAAGAATTTTTTCAAGATTAATTGCCGGAGCTGCAACTGATAATCAAACATATAGATATGGTGCTGCAATAAGAAGTTTTGCAACATTTAAAGGAACTTTGCCGGAAAATAGATCGGCACTAAAATTTACTTTTACTCCTGCTACAATTTCCGATAAAGGACATTTAGATTATTTCGAAATAGAATATTATAAAAATTTAATTGCGACAGATAATGAACTTTTATTTTTCTCAAAACAAATTGATGGCATTGTTAAATTCAGTGGAAATAATTTTGGAGGAAGTGATTTTATAGTTTATAATATCAGCGATTTCTCAAATCCCAAAATTGTTAATGTTGAAATAACCGGAGGCAATTTTACATTTGCAAACGAAGAAAATTCAAATTTTAGTTCAAAGTATTTGGCTGTGCATTCGAGTAAATTCAAAAAACCGAATAAGGGCGTAAAAGAAACTAATTCGAATATTCGTGGAGAATCTCAAGGTGCTAAATATGTTATAATTTCACCATCTGTATTTAAAGATCAGGCTGAAAGATTAAAAAATTATCGTTCACTTGAAGCACAATTTCCAATATCATCAAAAGTAGTTTTTATTGAAGATATTTATAAAGAATTTTCCGGCGGAATGTTAGATCCAACTTCGATTAGGGATTTCTTAAAATATGTTTATGAAAATTGGCAGATAAAACCGGAATATGTTTTACTTTTTGGAGATGGCGATTATGATTATTTAAACATTGAAGAAATTGGCAAAAATTTTATTCCTTCATTTCAGCAAATAGAATCTTTATATGAAATTGATTCATATCCTTATGATGATTTTTATTCAAGAATTTCCGGTGCTGATGAAAAAGCAGATTTAGGAATTGGAAGGTTAAGTATAACAAACACAAGTGAAGCAAGAATTGTTGTTGATAAAATAATTAGTTATGAAACTGATCAAAATGAAGGACTTTGGCGAAACAGAATTACTTTACTTGGTGATGACGGCTTATCTGGATATAATGCAAAAACTGGGAAAGTTGATGATAGGGACGGATCTCTCCATACAGGTCAATCAGAAAATCTTTCTAACCTATATATTCCAAAAAGTTTTGATAGAAAAAAAATCTACCTTTCTAACTTTCAAACAATAAATACCGGAATCGGTAGGAGAAAACCGACTTGTAATGCAGAAATAATTAATGCGATAAATAATGGAACTCTAATTTTCAATTATTTTGGTCATGGAAGCCCGGATTTATGGGCACACGAACAAGTTTTTGAAAGAACTGTTTCAATTCCGCAATTAAAAAATAAAGAACTATTTTTCCTAACTGCAGCAACATGTGATTTTGGAAAATATGACGATCCTAATTTGCAAAGTGCAACAGAGGAAATGATCTTAATGGAAAATTTTGGAATGATTGGAGGAATTTCTGCAGTTAGACCAGTTTTTTCAAATGAAAATTATGCATTAACAATAACATTTTATAAACATATGCTTGGTTCAAAAGACAGTTTAGGTTTTCCAACTCGAATTGGAAATGCTTATTTTAAACTTAAAAATGAAAGAACTGGACCAAATGATGAAAGATTTCATTTATTTGGTGACCCGGCGTTAAGATTAAATATTCCCAAATTACCTTTAAAAATTACATCCGTAAATAATTCAAATTTAGTTCAGCCGGTAAACATTTCAGCATTAAGCTCTGTAAATATTTCCGGAAAAGTATTAAATGTAGATTCTGCAATAAGCAATTTTAATGGTGAAGCAATAATTACTGTATTCGATTCAAAAAGAACAATTCATCTTGAAGATATTAATTACAATATGGAAGATCAAGGCGGTGTAATTTTTAGAGGTAGAGTTTCGGTAAATAATGGGGAATTTTCTACAAGTTTTACAGTTCCAAAAGATATTTCTTATGAAAATAAAAATGGTAAAATATCGGCTTATTTTTTTAATGAAGAGTTTGATGGAATCGGATATACCGATAATATAACAATTGGCGGTACAGATACAACAAATACAAACGATGGAAAAGGTCCCGATATTGAAATTCTTTATGATGACGAATTAGAAAATTCTTATTTGGTAAATCCTAATTTTAAATTAAGAGTTAAACTTTTTGATGAAACCGGATTGAATACAACCGGTACAGGTATTGGTCATAAGCTTGAAGCAATATTAAATGATAATGAACAAAATTCTATAGATTTAACGAATTATTTTATTGGTGATTTGAATTCCGGTGGAAAATCCGGTGAAGTGAATTATAATTTTTCTTCATTAGAACCTGGCGAATATAAAATAAAAATTAATGCATGGGATGTTTTTAATAATTTTTCTTTTGCAGAAAATAATTTTACAGTTGTTGATGGAGATAAATTAGCATTAAGAGAAGTTTATAATTATCCCAATCCATTTAGTTCAAATACATTTTTTACATTTCAGCATAACTTAAGTGATGCAATAAATGTGAAAATTAAAATTTATACTGTTGCCGGAAGAGTCATTAAGGAAATTAATGCATCAAATGTAGAAGATAAATTTGTAAAGTTAGAATGGGATGGAAAAGATGAAGATAATAACAATATTGGGAACGGAACATATTTGTATAAACTCATAGTTCAAAGTGTTGATGGCGAATACACTGAGAATATTCTTGGAAAAATGGCAGTTATTAGGTAA
- a CDS encoding HDIG domain-containing protein gives MERNREFCHRLLKEYTQNESLLKHAYSVEACVKEYAKKFNEDIEFWGNVALLHDFDYEKFPSMVDHPTQGEKILKEKGFSEIFTRAILSHADHTNVKRESLLEKVLYACDELSGFITAVTLVRPNRKIDEVEVSSVKKKMKDKAFAKAVKREDIINGAADLNISLDEHIQFCINALRGIKDNLGL, from the coding sequence ATGGAACGAAACAGAGAATTTTGCCATAGACTTTTAAAAGAATATACTCAGAATGAAAGTTTGTTAAAACATGCATATTCAGTTGAAGCATGTGTTAAAGAATATGCAAAAAAGTTTAATGAAGATATTGAGTTTTGGGGAAATGTTGCTTTGCTTCATGATTTTGATTATGAAAAATTTCCATCAATGGTAGATCATCCTACTCAAGGAGAAAAAATTCTAAAGGAAAAAGGATTTTCAGAAATTTTCACAAGAGCAATTTTATCACATGCAGATCATACAAATGTTAAGCGAGAAAGTTTACTTGAAAAAGTTTTATATGCTTGTGATGAATTATCCGGATTTATAACTGCGGTAACTTTGGTAAGACCGAATAGGAAAATTGATGAAGTTGAAGTAAGTTCAGTTAAGAAAAAAATGAAAGATAAAGCTTTTGCAAAAGCAGTTAAAAGGGAAGATATAATTAACGGTGCGGCAGATTTAAATATTTCGCTTGATGAACATATTCAATTCTGCATAAATGCATTGCGTGGAATTAAAGATAATTTAGGTCTTTAA
- the nth gene encoding endonuclease III, whose translation MKDEESKRIKKIFAILKKEYPNTKPQLEFTNPLQLLVATILSAQCTDARVNIVTKELFKKYVDAEDFSNAKIEELEKYIFSTGFYKQKAKSIKNCCTILVEKYNSTVPNNFDELTKLPGVGRKTASVVAGHAFNIPAIAVDTHVNRISNLLGLVNSSNPEIIENKLKTLLPKEDWVNSTHWFINHGRKICIARRPNCKNCVVEKYCPSSNLKKEK comes from the coding sequence ATGAAAGATGAAGAAAGCAAAAGAATAAAAAAAATATTTGCAATTCTTAAAAAAGAATATCCAAATACTAAACCGCAGTTGGAATTTACAAATCCGCTTCAACTTCTTGTTGCAACAATTTTAAGTGCTCAATGTACAGATGCGAGAGTAAATATTGTAACTAAAGAATTATTTAAAAAATATGTTGACGCAGAAGATTTCTCGAATGCGAAAATTGAAGAGTTGGAAAAATATATTTTCTCAACCGGATTTTACAAACAGAAAGCAAAAAGCATTAAAAATTGCTGCACAATTTTAGTTGAAAAATATAATTCAACAGTTCCAAATAATTTTGATGAACTTACAAAATTACCCGGAGTTGGGAGAAAGACTGCTTCAGTTGTTGCCGGACACGCTTTCAATATTCCAGCAATTGCAGTTGATACGCACGTAAATAGAATTTCAAATTTATTGGGTTTAGTGAATTCTTCAAATCCGGAAATAATTGAAAATAAATTGAAAACACTTTTACCCAAAGAAGATTGGGTAAATTCAACACATTGGTTTATAAATCACGGGAGAAAAATCTGTATTGCAAGAAGACCAAATTGTAAAAATTGTGTTGTAGAAAAATATTGCCCAAGTTCTAATCTAAAGAAGGAAAAATAA
- a CDS encoding NHL repeat-containing protein, with amino-acid sequence MKILFAIFFLPAILISQTLQFVNDFGNFENASSFDIDLSNNIFVADAKLNTISKFDSTGKLLNSIGGFGWDQSTFDEPIDIVTNTLSLYVADKNNNRIQRFDKDLNFLSEYSGTDSQSEVQFGYPICVEISNIGDLFILDSDNNKILKFNLNGEFLQEIGGNDAGNFAINNPKSFAIDNSNNLFVLDEQTIKVFDQYGNDLFYFKLDFFADKIKFDFDNLVLINKNKFSILNISDRKIIFDFTSFPHLDEENIIDAKIIGNYLLLLSQHRIIKYFIIK; translated from the coding sequence ATGAAAATTCTATTTGCAATATTTTTTCTTCCTGCAATTTTAATTTCACAAACTTTACAATTTGTAAATGATTTTGGAAATTTTGAAAATGCATCTTCGTTTGATATTGATTTGTCCAATAATATTTTTGTTGCTGATGCAAAATTAAATACAATTTCTAAATTTGACTCAACCGGGAAATTATTAAATAGTATTGGCGGTTTTGGCTGGGATCAATCAACTTTTGATGAACCAATTGATATCGTTACAAATACGCTAAGTCTTTATGTTGCTGATAAAAATAATAATCGAATTCAAAGGTTTGATAAAGATTTAAATTTTTTATCGGAATATTCCGGTACAGATTCTCAAAGTGAAGTGCAGTTTGGATATCCTATTTGTGTTGAAATTTCAAACATCGGCGATTTATTTATTTTGGATTCTGATAATAATAAAATCTTAAAGTTTAATTTAAACGGAGAATTTCTTCAAGAAATCGGCGGAAATGATGCCGGAAATTTTGCAATAAATAATCCCAAAAGTTTTGCAATCGATAATTCAAATAATTTATTTGTCCTTGATGAACAAACGATTAAAGTTTTTGATCAATATGGAAACGATCTTTTCTATTTTAAATTAGATTTTTTTGCAGATAAAATAAAATTTGATTTTGACAATTTAGTTCTGATAAACAAAAACAAATTTTCTATCTTAAATATTTCTGATAGAAAAATTATTTTTGATTTTACAAGTTTTCCACATTTGGATGAAGAAAATATTATTGATGCAAAAATAATTGGGAATTATTTACTGCTTCTTTCACAACATAGAATTATTAAATATTTTATCATAAAATAA